The Amblyomma americanum isolate KBUSLIRL-KWMA chromosome 5, ASM5285725v1, whole genome shotgun sequence genome window below encodes:
- the LOC144132602 gene encoding uncharacterized protein LOC144132602: MLSQKGPACSAAEQSAYLVSWFSEYSDLQRDDFLHVLADKYTPLGPAADGTLGLSGLSIGGINPDAPPSLFQCRMSLFDQWFQSWSDEDKANFLERLRSADPEFVDRLSSVPNGTADHSPIAAPTATTVVVNHCTSVTVNGDSLRVDDDEEAEEAEEEDEGNREIVSPTEEPQALPRTVVSPSSGGFVEEERVSPVGEKIEYDDDGELVL; encoded by the exons ATGCTGAGCCAGAAGGGCCCCGCGTGCAGTGCTGCCGAGCAGAGCGCCTACCTTGTAAGCTGGTTCAGCGAATACAGCGACCTGCAGCGTGACGATTTCCTGCACGTGCTAGCCGACAAGTACACACCACTGGGACCCGCCGCCGATGGCACTCTGGGCCTGTCGGGCCTGTCGATTGGCGGCATCAACCCTGACGCCCCACCCTCACTTTTCCAGTGCCGTATGAGCCTCTTTGACCAGTGGTTCCAG AGCTGGAGTGACGAGGACAAGGCCAACTTCCTTGAGCGGCTACGGTCTGCCGACCCGGAGTTTGTTGACCGGCTCTCCTCTGTCCCCAATGGCACGGCCGACCACAGCCCAATTGCTGCACCAACGGCAACAACAGTCGTCGTTAACCACTGTACAAGTGTGACAGTCAACGGAGACAGTCTCAGAGTGGACGATGATGAAGAGGCTGAAGAAGCGGAGGAAGAGGATGAAGGGAACCGAGAGATCGTCTCGCCAACGGAAGAGCCACAAGCCCTTCCGCGGACCGTTGTGTCGCCGAGCAGTGGTGGCTTCGTCGAAGAGGAAAGGGTCTCACCAGTGGGTGAGAAGATAGAATACGATGACGATGGGGAGTTGGTGCTGTGA